The Fibrobacter sp. UWT2 genomic interval AGGATTCACGGGACTTTTTCATTCCGTTTTCAAAATAGACCGTCGTGAACCCTTCTTCGATACCATCTTTGTAACCGACGGTTTGCCAAAGTTTTCCGTTGTCGTAATAACTCCTGAACACGCCGTCGAGTTTGCCGTTTTTGTACGGAGCCTCGATTGCGATCTTGCCGTTCGGGTGATAACTGTAGGCTATACCCTCGCGGACATTTGTTCCCTTCTGCACCGTATAGATGCGGGACAGCGAATTGTCTGCGTAAAATTCTTTTATCGTATCAAGCGCCACCGTCGGCGAATTTTGCGCCAGCGCAATCGAGCACAGCCCACATAGAGAAATACACAACGAAATCAACGCTTTCATCGAAACCAAATGTAGCTTTATCATCGATAATTATGTATTTTGCCATTGCTTATGCGCATTACTTTTTTAAATCCCCCGTTTCATCCGATGTTCAGTCGCGAGTCGCGCAGTCCGTGCGTGACCAAGTCTTCTACCCTTTACTGGCCCATGTTTTTGAGCTACGCCGCCGGCACTGTCGAAGCCGACGGTAACGAGATTCAGCTCATTGATAGCCCGGCCATGGAACTTGACCTCGCGCAGACTCTGGATGGTATCAAGAAGTTTGACCCCGAGCTCGTGGTTTGCAGCACGAGTACGCCGAGTATTCTGAACGACCTCAAGGTGGTGCACGCCATTAAAGAAGCGCTCCCGAAAACGAAGATCGCTATCATGGGTACGCACGCTACCGCCGAGCCGCTCGAATCTATGGAAATGGAACCGAGCCTCGACTTCGTGATTATCGGCGAAGCGGACTACACCGCAAGGAACCTCGCCCGCTACCTGCGTGGCGACATCAAAGATATTTCTAGCATCGCTGGCCTCGCCTTCCGCAAGGCTGATGGCACGGTTGACTTCCAGCCGGAAGGCCCGAAGATCGAAAACCTCGATGAAATCCCCTGGGTCTCTAAGGTTTACCGCAAGTACCTTTACAGCTGCTACAAGAAGTATTTCTACGGCGCCAACCTGAACCCGCTGATTGTGATTCTGTCGGGCCGCGGCTGCCCGAACCGCTGCAGCTACTGCGTGATTCCGCAGACGTTGAACGGCCACAAATTCCGCCGCCGCTCTCCGAAAGATGTGGTAGACGAACTGCAGTACATCAAGGAAAACTTTGACGACCTCGGCGAAGTATTCTTCGAAGACGACACGTTTACCGCAAGCCACGAACACGTTCGCGAAATCTGCAACTTGATTTTGGAACGCGGCCTCAAGATTACTTGGAGCTGCAACGCTCGCGCCGATGTTCCGCTCGACTTGCTCAAGCTCATGAAGAAGGCCGGTGGCCGCGAAATGTGCGTGGGCTTCGAAAGCGCCAGCCCGGTGGTTCTCGAAAACATCCACAAGGGTGTCAAGAATACCGACAAGGCAATTGAGTTCACGAAGAATGCCCGCAAGGCGGGACTCTTGGTGCACGGTTGCTTTATGGTGGGTAACCCGGGCGACACGCCGGAAACGCTCCGCATGACGCTCGACTACGCCAAGAAGTTGAACCCGAATACGGCTCAGTTCTACCCCATTATGGCATACCCCGGCACCGAAGCTTACAAGGAAGCTTTGGAAAGCGGCGCATTGCAGACAAAGGATTACAACCAGTGGCTGGACAAGGACGGTTTCCACCGCACCACCATCCAGCGCGGCGAACTCACCAGCCAGGCACTCGTCGACTTCTGCGACAAGGCCCGCCGTGAATTCTACCTGCGTCCGAGTTACATTCTGCGTCAGGGAATCATGGCCATCAAGAACCCGCGTGAACGCTACCGCGTGATGCGTGGATTCGGCACACTCGTGAAGCACTTGTTCCGCAAGCATGGGCAGCTGGCACCAGTCGCAAGACAAGCCCCGACAGTGAAGGAATAAACGCTAATTGTCATCCTGAGCGAAGCCCATAGGGCAAAGTCGATATACGAAACTAGTCAACTTGTTGACTTAGTTGAGTTAGGTTCGAAGGAGCAGGATCCAGTATATAAGAAAGCCGCAGCGATGAACTGCGGCTTTTCTTTATTTGCCCCTGAAACAAAGCCGATGCTGAACCAAGTTCAGCATGACGTTGGGAATGCTGACCCTGAGAATGCCGACTCTGAACCAAGTTCAGAGTGACAATGTAGGCGGATTTACTTCGCAGCGGCGGAGGCGAATGCGCGGCCGAGCTTCTCCAATGCTTCGGCGACTTCGGCTTCGCTCACGTTCAGCGGCGGGAGCATACGCAGCACGTTGCCCTTGGCGCTAAGCACCATGAGCTTTTCGTTGCGGGCGGCAGCGATGATGTTGCCGACCGGCATAGATTCGTCGAGGGCCACACCGAGAATCAAACCTTCGCCGCGGATCTCCTTGGCAAATGCATACTTTTCGGTAAGAGCCTTGAGGCCAGCCTTAATCTGAGCGGAACGTTCGGCGACATTCTTGAGGAGGCCCGGAATCTGCTTCACGACAGCGAGACCTGCGGCGCATGCAATCGGGTTACCGCCGAATGTGGTACCATGGTCGCCAGCCTTAAGCTGGTCAGCAATCTTCTGGCGCAGGAGCACCGCACCGAGCGGGAGACCGCCACCGATACCCTTAGCAAGAGAAACGAGATCCGGATTTAAGCCGTACTTTTCGAAACCGAGGAAGGTTCCGAGACGGCCCACACCAGCCTGCACTTCGTCAACAATCACGAGGCAGCCGCATTCTTTCTGCAGGCTGTTGATGGTTGCGACCATTTCAGCGGAAAGCGTCATCACGCCACCTTCGGCAGCGAGGCTTTCGAGCATAATAGCGCAAGTATCCTTGTTGACTTCTTTCTTCAAAGCTTCGCAGTCGTTCCAAGTCACGTGCACGAAGTCACCCGGCATAGAGCCGAAACCTTCGCGGATAGCCGGCTGGCCCGTTGCAGAAAGAGCGGCGAAAGTACGGCCGTGGAAGCTGTTAATGAAAGTCACGATCTTCTGGCGATTCTTTTCGCCCTTCCGGTCAAAGTACTTACGTGCGAACTTGATAGCGCCTTCGTTGGCTTCGGTACCGGAGTTGCAGAAGAATGCCTTGTCGAACTTGGTGATTTCAAGGAGAGCCTTGCCGAGTTCAATCTGCGGGTAGTTCGGGTAAAGGTTGCTGATGTGATTGAAGTGGTTCATCTGTTCCACCACAGCATCCTTGATGGCCTGGTTCTGGTGACCGAGCGCATTCACGGCGATACCAGCCACGAAGTCGAGGTACTTGTTGCCCTGATCGTCGTAGAGGTAAGAGCCTTCGCCCTTCACGAAGTTGATGTCAGCCTTGCCGTAGAGCGGCGCGATAATTTGTTTGTCCTGTTCGAGCAGGTTAGCGCAAGATTGTGCCATAGTTTAAATCTCCATTAATTTGTTTGCCAAAGTGTTCCGCGTCCTTCCAACCCACGATGTGGATGCTCTTGAGTCCTCGTCGGATCGACTTGAAACTCTCGCGGACTTTGGGAATCATACCGCCGGAGATGACGCCAGCTTCAATCAGCTTTTCGGCGTCCGCTTCGCTCAGTTCGGGAATTACATTCTTGTTTTCGTCCATTACGCCCGGCACGTCGCTCACCAGTACAAACTGGTCCGCTTCGAGTGCCACAGCCAGTTCGCTTGCAGCAGTGTCTGCGTTCACGTTCCAGCTCTGACCATCGCCAATGGAAATCGGGCTGACCACCGGAGTCCAACCGGCCGCCCACAGGTCAGCGACAATCTTCGGATTGACCTTCTTGATTTCGCCCACCAGGCCAAGGTCCACCTTGCCCTGTTTCTTTTCGACCTGGAACAGGTTCGCGTCTACGCCCGAAATACCGACGGCGCCACAGCCGTTGTTCAGGAGCATGCGCACAAGCTTCTTGTTCACGTGGCCAGAGAGGGTCATCTCGACCATCTTCATGATGCCAGGAGTAGTCACTCGGAGGCCGTCGATGAATGTCGGTTGTTCCTTCAGCAAGGCGATATTTTCGTTGATGTCCTTGCCACCACCGTGAACCACGGCCACCTGACAGCCACTACCGGGGAGTGTAGAGACTGCCGACACAAAATCAGCGAGCTTGGCTTCGTCGATTGCCAGGCTGCCACCAATTTTTACAACCACTTTTTTCATCGTGTGCGAGTTCCTCTCGTTTTATTTTTACGGAGACAAATTTAGAAAAGTAGACAGTAGGCAGTAGGAAGTAGACAGGAAAAAGCCCTCATTATCCCTTTTTGAATGTTTTTTGTAATTTTTCAACTTTTCCTTTTTTAACAGAACAAGATTTTGTTATATTGCATATATAAACTCAACCAAGACACAAAGAGGTATATTATGGCAATCACGAAAGTTTGGCTGGACGAATCCAGTGACGAATGCGTCTCCTGCGGCGCTTGCGAAGCTACTTGCGACGCAGTGTTCGAAGTTCCTGAAAAGATGAAGGTCAAGGAAGGCGTTGACTATTCCGCTTATGAAAGCGAAATCAAGGACGCTGCTGACAGCTGCCCGGCCGGCGTGATTAAGTACGAGTAGTTTCTAGTACTCTACTAAAACTTTTAAAGCTCTGTCTTTTAGACAGAGCTCTTTTTTATGCCGATGTCTATGCCGATGCCGGAACGAGTCCGGCATGACGATTCAGGTTACTTTGCGTATTTTTCGTATTCGGCTTTGACCCATTCAGCGGAGCGGGCGACCGATTCAATCTTTACTTCATCGATGACGCCGTTCCAAGTGTCGTTCGGCACTTCGGAGCCGCCAATACGGAACGGCAGCGGGGCAGCAACTTCCTTGGGCGTAAACGGGACACCGGCCTTGTTGCTCACGAGTTCGCCGTTAATGTAGAAGTACAGTTTGCCACCTTCGTTAACGAGCACCAGCAGCGACCATTCATTCATAGGCAGCGTGCCACCACGTTCGACATTGCCCTTGGCAAGCCATGCATAGCCATAGCCCGACAAGTCCATGCCATCGCCCACGGCAACAAAGGAACTCGTCATAAATTCATACTGCAGCTGGAACCTGGACAATCCGGCAACCCAGTCTTCACGTTCTGCAAAGAGAAGCTGGTAAATGCCATCGCCACGGTAACCGCTCCACTTGGTCCATGCGCTCATGGTAAAGTCACCTGCACAGGGGTCAATATCGCCCACTTTGACGAACTGACCAACCTTGAGCAGAATGCCCTTGCCCGACACACCTTCCACGTAGTTCACGGAATCGGCGACCGAGCCGTCATTGTTATAGACCTTAGCAACACTATCGGAGCCATCCATGTGGAGGTTCAAGGAAATCGCAAGTTCTTCCGTAGTATCGACAGCGGAAGTATCTTTTGCAGTAGTGTCAGGCACCACCGGTTCCGGCGTAGCGGTATCTTGCGGAACAGAGATACCATCGGGCACGTTCACCATAATGCCACCGTAAGCGGCGCCACTATAGTAATGGTAATCCGAAATCGTGAGCCAACCTTCGTTCTTGTTTTCGAGAGACGGAATCTTGAGAGTGTCGCCCACGACAGCCGTCATGAAGTTGAATCGGGCCTGTGACTGATCGCTCGCCACATACGCCAGCGAGATTTCGCCCACGGGCATGGATTCAAATGCAAACGAGCCATCGGAATTGACGGGAGCGACTTCGCTACGGCCCACAATGCGCATGTAACCGGACTTGGCCTCGGCAACACTGCTTTCGAGTCTGCGCGGGTGGCCGACCATCACGAGGGCGGCACCACTATGCTGAATACGGGAAAGGCCTGATTCGGAACCGTTCTCGGCGAACAGCACCACAGAGCGCGTACTGTCGAACTTCAAACTGAAAATACCATTATCGTCGGCTTCCACCACCACAGAATCTTCGATGGAGGTTTTATTCCAGTTGTCGTAATAGGCTACCACGCGGGCGCGGGCCACGGGTTGATTCGCCTCGGTCACCACGATTCCGCTTGCAATGGAGTTACCGATATCGGTCACGCCACCGGCAGTTTCGTCACTCTTGGAACAAGAAGTCAAACCTGCTGCAAAAAGAGCCAAAGCCACACCAGAGGCATATTTGAACAATCTATCCATTATTTTGCCTCCTTTTCAATCTTCTTACTCATCGGGAACGCCACAAGCATCATCTCGTAAACCCGCTCCACATTAGGGTCGTTCGCCGCCTTCGCAATAATCTTCTTGCGGGCGTCTTCAAGAACTTCGACAGCGTAATTATAAGAACTTTCACTCATGGCCAAGGTAGTGAACGCCGCAAAACGTTCGTTCTTGGGCATGGATTCTACAGCACCAATAGCATGCTGAATGTATTCGCGGCGAATCTGGCGCAAAGAAATCGGCGGAATTTCGGCGGCATCGAGCATTTGCGAAGTTTCTTCGTAATGGTCGCCCACCTTCTTGATCAAATTCCATTCCAGAAGTTTCTTGACAGCGTCGCGGGCCTCTTCGGTCGAGATTTGCGGCGTAAGCATGCGGGCAAGCACCATGTAGTCGTCGTGCCAGTCGGCATTCACCGCCATTTCGCGAACCACCGGATAGTACCACTTGCTAAAGTAGGCCTGTTCACGAGTAGTCACGTGTGTAAATTCGATTTGTTTGCGGATCTGGACAATCTGTTCCCAGGCGTTTTCGCGCTCGTTCACCTGTTGCGCCTGGTTGTACTGCACCAGGGCCTCGAAATACGCCTTCTGCAACGGCTCGAAATCCATCGCCTTCGCGATTTTTTCGATAGACTTTGGCGTCAGGTTAAAACGCCCGCGGATCACGTTCAAGCAGTAAGATGAGCTGCTGAACCCCGCCTTCGCCGCGAAGAATCGGTGCGAAAAGACGGCCCGCATTTTCTTCTGTTCCTCAAAGTAGTCTTGCAGGAACTTGCGGAAGTCGTCGTAATCAAACAGATGTTCTAGCGCAATACACATACCCTTAAAATAAATAATTTTTACACACCAGGCAATAGCCCGAGAAAATTTTTACACACCCCCCGACCTTTTTCGGACTTATTTTGACGGAAATCACAAAAAGCGGGACCATTGGTCCCGCTTTCAAACCATAAGAAAAGTTTACACGAACGTAAGGGCGCCCGTGTTGCGCTACATTCCCTTCTTCATGTTTTTCAACAGGGCGCTCATCTTGCCGGGCATGGCAGCGGCTTTCTTCGGAGCTGCACCCGGGCGGTCCTTGCCGGCGATTTTTGCCTTAAGGTCTGCGAGGGTGGCATGGCCCTGAATGCCGCCCTGCGGGCGGGCATTGCCGCGGTTATCGCGGCCGTGGCCACCGAATCCGCCGCGGTTACCACCAGCGCGCTGGCCACGCGGGCCATTAGCACCGGCACCGGCAACGCCGTCGGTAGATTCCTGCTTCATCGAAAGGCTAATGCGCTTCTGACCCACATCGACTGCGACCACGCGCACCTTCACGATATCGCCCACGGTCAAAACCGTCTTGGCGTCTTCTACGAACTTGTCGCTGATTTCAGAAACGTGCACGAGGCCGTCCTGGTGAACGCCAATGTCCACGAAGGCACCGAAGTTTGCCACGTTCGTCACGACACCTTCCATCCAGCTGCCCGTAATCAGGTCCTGAATGGTGCGAATCTTGTCGTCGAATTTGGCGTAGCGGAATTCCTTACGCGGGTCGCGGCTCGGTTTCTGGAGTTCCTTCATGATATCGTCCAAAGTAGCCTTACCCACTTCGTCGGAGAGGAATTCTTCGAGGTTGATCGCCTTCACGGCTTCGGCGTTACCCACCATGTCCTTCACAGAAACGCCAGCCTTTTCAGCCATCTTTTCCACGAGGGCGTAGTTTTCCGGGTGAACGGCAGAATCATCCAGCGGGTTTTCGGCACCCGGAATGCGCATAAAGCCTGCAGCCTGTTCAAAGGCCTTCGGGCCAAAGCCCTTCACGTTCTTAAGGGCTTCGCGGCTAGCGTAAGCACCGTTTTCTTCGCGGTACTTCACAATCGCTTCGGACAAAGTATTGCTGAGGCCAGCCACATGAGAAAGCAGCGGAGCAGAAGCGCTGTTCACGTCGACACCGACCATGTTCACGCAGCTTTCCACCACTTCGTCCAGGCGCTTCTTGAGTTCGCGCTGGTTCACGTCGTGCTGGTACTGGCCCACGCCAATGGACTGCGGATCGACCTTCACGAGTTCAGCAAGCGGATCCTGCAAGCGGCGGCCAATGGAGATGGCGCCACGAGTGGTCACGTCTTCCTTCGGGAATTCCTGGATAGCAATCATGCTTGCGCTATACACAGATGCGCCCGCTTCCGAAACAATCACGCGCGGAGGAACCTTGCCCTTGAACTTGGCAGACATTTCGGCGCAGAATGCATCCGTTTCGCGGCTAGCGGTACCGTTACCGATAGCGATCAAGTCAATCTTGTACTTGTCGATAAGGCCCATCAGGTACACGGCGGCACCGGCCTTGTCATTCCACGGTTCGTGCGGCTTGATGATGCCGTGATCCATGAACTTGCCGTTTTCGTCGAGCACTGCCACCTTGCAACCCGTACGGAAACCCGGGTCAAGGGCGAGCACTGCCTTGTGGCCAGCCGGAGCGGCGAGCAAAACGTCCTGAAGGTTCTTGCTGAACACCTTGAAAGCTTCTTCTTCGGCGGCATCCTTCAACAGGAGGCGCACTTCGCTTTCCATACTCGGCTGAAGCAGGCGTTCCCAAGCATCCTGGCACATGGCTTCCAGATACGGAGTCCAAGTGGTGTTGCCCTTGATAATCTGCTGCTTGAGGTAGCCGATCATTTCTTCGTTCGGCACTTCGATAGAAAGGCGGAGCACCTTTTCCTTTTCGCCGCGGCGGAGAGCCAGCATACGGTGGCTCGGAATCTTGGACACCTGTTCGCTGTAATCGTAGTAATCCTTGAACTTGGTTTCCTGGCCTTCGAAATCCTTCTTGACCTTGGAAATCATGACACCGGTCTTTTCCATCTTGTTACGCAGGTACTGACGGAATTCGGCGTTGTCGGCCACTTCTTCGGCCAAAATGTCGGCAGCACCCTTGAGAGCAGCCTTCGGGTCGGCAAGGCCCTTTTCTTCGGAAAGGTAAATCAGGGCAATCTGTTCTGCCGTGTTGCCAGTTTCTTCCTGTGCCCACATGAGGCGAGCCAAAGGTTCGAGGCCCAGTTCCTTTGCAGCCGTTGCGCGAGTGCGCTTCTTCGGCTTGTACGGGGCGTAAATATCTTCGAGGAGGGTCTTGTCCTTACAGGCTTCGATCTGTGCCTTGAGTTCGGGCGTGAGCTTGCCCTGTTCTTTGATGCTCTTGAGAATCGTTTCTTTACGGTCTACCAGTTCTTGCAGGTAGTCGCGACGGTGACTGATGTCGCGCAGTTCAATTTCGTTCAATGTACCCGTCTGGTCTTTACGGTAACGGGCGATAAAGGGGATGGTGCCACCCTGGTCCATCAGTTCGAGCGCCTTGGCGACGCGCCATACTTCAAGGTTAAGCTCTTCGGCAATAATTGCAGAAAAATCCATAATATGTAGTTTCCGTTATATGTATTTCGGTTGAGGGTCTTAAAGCCCTGAGTCCAACCCAGCACCGCAGTGCGGGGTACCCTAGAAGTTTTCCTAAGGTATGGGGAATATAGATAATTCCGATGACAGCTGAGTGTCAAAAAGGGCCTATTCTCCGTAAGTTTATTGTAGCGAAATTGTTAACTCACGGTCTCTCAACAACTTACGGCACACACAGCAAACCTTTGGAATCTTGAATAATTTTCTATCTTTGGGTCGGTCAGTTCGAAACCCATCCTGACTTTAAACAAAACTAGGAGACTTTATGCGTTCAGAAGCTGAACTCGAAGGCGTAACCCTACTGGGCAATACGAAAACCCAATACAAGACCACCTACAGCCCCGAAGTGCTGGAAAAGTTCCCAAACAAGCATCCGGGTAACGACTATATGGTCACCTTCAACTGCCCGGAATTCACTAGCCTCTGCCCGAAAACCGGCCAGCCGGACTTTGCCGAAATCAAGATCAACTACATTCCGGACCAGTACCTGGTTGAATCCAAGTCCCTGAAGCTTTACATGTTCTCGTTCCGTAACCACGGTGACTTCCACGAAGACTGCGTAAACATCATCATGAAGGATTTGGTCAAGCTGCTGGAACCCAAGTATTTGGAAGTCGAAGGCATCTTTATGCCGCGTGGCGGTATTTCGCTTTACCCGTTTGCCAACTACGGCAAGCCGGGCACCGAATTCGAAACCCTCGCCAAGACCCGTCTGTTCACCGCCATCGATAGGAGAAAGTAAGATGCCGTTCCAGAACGAAATCATCCTTATCGCCTCTATCTTCGTGTTCTTCGGCGGACTCGTCGGCTTTTTCCGCTTCTTTGGCAAGCAGGGCATTTTCGCCTGGACGGTAATCTGCACGATCGCCGCCAACATCGAAGTGCTGATTCTGGTGCACGCCTTCGGTCTCGACACCACGCTCGGCAACGTGATTTTTGCATCGTCGTTCCTGGCCACCGATATCATGAGCGAAATCTTCGGCAAGAAAGACGCCAGCCGCTGCGTCAAAATCGGCATCCTCGCGAACGTGACCTTCATTCTGATTTCGCAGAGTTGGTTCCTGTACATTCCGGCCGCAGGCGACACTATGGCAGAACCGATTCGCACCGTATTCGCCAACACCCCGCGCGTGATGCTTGCGAGCCTGTTCGCCTACGCCATTTGCGAAATGTACGATGTGTGGGCCTACCACGCCGTTTGGAAATGGTCCGAAAAGAAGTTCGGCGACAAGCGCGGTTTCTTGTGGCTGCGTAACAACGGTTCTACGCTGGTGAGCCAGTTGATTAACGTGGTCGTATTCAACCTGCTCGCCTTCGCTGGCGTGTTCCCGTGGAATACGATTGGTGAAATCCTGATTTTCGGTTACGGCATCTTCATCGTGACATCATTGATGGACACACCGTTCGTGTACCTTGCACGCCGCATCGCCGAAAAGCATCCGGAACTGATGAAAGACTAATCTTCGACTTTATGGTCGTGGAATAATTCTTTAGGCAAGGGCTTACCCTGCTTGCGCCAAGCGGCGTATTCGGCCGTTGCCGTGAAGATGGCATCCGTCGTAGAGTTCAGGGCCGTTTCCATACTGTCTTGAACCACGCCGATAATAAAGCCGATGGCCACCACCTGCATGGCAATGTCGGTCGAAATGCCGAAGGGAGCGCATGCCAGCGGAATCAGGAGAAGCGAGCCGCCAGCCACACCGCTAGTACCGCAGGCGCCAATGGTTGCAAGCAAGCAAACAATCAACGTCGAGGTTAACGAGACCGGCACTCCGAGGGTATGCACCGTCGCAAGCGCCATGACCGTAATAGTAATTGCCGCACCGCTCATGTTGATGGTCGCACCCAGCGGAATAGAAACGGAATAAAATTCGCGGTCGAGCCCGAGCCTTTTACAAAGAGCCATGTTCACAGGAATGTTCGCGGCGGAACTGCGGGTAAAGAAAGCCGTAACGGCACTGCTCTTGAGGCACTTGAGCACCAGCGGATACGGGTCATGACGCAACACAAGCCCCACAAGAGCCGGCACAATCACAAGTGCCACAAAGAGCATGGTGATAACCAGAACCAGGATGAGCGAACCGTAGGTCTTGAAAATACCGATTCCGTTCGTAGAAACCGAGGTGTACATGATGCCCATGATACCGAACGGAGCAAGGTTAATAATCCAGCGCACCACCATCGACACGGCATTCGACATATCTTGCAACACCGTAAGCGTCACCGGGCTTGCAATCTTCTTGACGGCAAACCCCAAAAAGGCAGCCCACACCAGAATGCCTATATAATTAGCATCAGAAATAGAGGCAAACGGATTCGACACCGCATTTACCAACAAATTATGCAAGATTTCATAAATATCGGTAGGGACCACCGAGACATCGGCAGACACAGCTAAATCTAGGTTCTGCGGGAATAGGAGACTCGCCCCCAAGGCAACAAACGAAGCAAGCAACGTGCTCACCAAGTACAAAATAATCACGCGGGCAAAGCGACGGTCAAAACGCGAATTGCCAGTGGCAAGCGAACAAATAATCAAAATGAACACAAGCACTGGCGCCACTGCCTTAAGCGCACCCACGAACAAAACGCCGAATTCGCTAATCCATTTTTGCGACGGCAAAAGCGCACCCAGGAGAGCGCCCACGACTATCGAAATCGCGATACGGAGCACCAGGTTCGCACTATTATATTTATTGATTAAAGCCTTTAATTTCATGGCAGGCCTCCACTTTCCTATGTGTAATATAAATATAATTTTGCGGTTTTTGGGACAAAAACGAAAGGTGCGCAAAAAATCAAGGCCATTTTGGCGGGCGTCATTTTCCAAAGCCGCCCTGATGAACTAAATTTTGCGCGGAAAATGTTTTTTACGGTGCTCACATACCTGGTCATCGGCCTTTTGGCTGTGTTCGGACTATTCTATATAGTCTTGGAGGCGCGGTTCTTCCGTGCGCTGGGTTCGGTGCGCGTGGGCAATTCCGATGTGGAGCCCGCCCCCAAGGTAAGCATCTTGATTGCCGCCCGCAATGAATCGGTGGGTATTCGGGCTACATTGGACTCGGTTTTAGCTCAAGACTACCGCGGTGACTGGGATGTTTGGGTGGCCGACGACCGCAGCGACGACGATACGCCGAAAATTTTGGCCGATTATGCCGCCAAGAACCCCAGACTGCATGTTCTGACAATTAAAGAGATTCCGGAAGGGGTCAGCCCCAAAAAGCATGCGCTTTCACTGCTGATCGAGGCCTGCGAAGGCGAAATTCTGTGCCTGACCGACGCCGACTGCCTGGTAAAGCCCACCTGGGTCACGGGAATTGTCGCCGAATTCGAACCGGGCATTGAACTAGTAGCCGGGCATTCGTACATTCCTACAATCCCCGGTAAGTCAAGCATCCTTATCTGCATGCAGGCGGTCGAGACCCTCATTTACCGAGTCGCCGGCACCGCGGGCCTCGCGATGCGACTCCCGCTCACAAGCACCGGCAACAACCTCGCCTACCGCAAGAGCTTCTTCAAAAGCGTGCATGGATTCGATAACGTCATCAAAATTCAGAGCGGCGACGACGACCTGCTGATGCAGAAACTGGCCGCTGACCGCCCCTGGGCCATGCGCTACTGCATCGCCGAGTCCACCTTCGTGACCACCAACGGCAAGGAAACCCTCAAGGAACTCTGGGAACAACGCAAGCGTTGGGCCTCGAAGACTATATACTATACACCGAAAATCGTCTTTGTGCTCTCTATGGTGTTCCTGTTCCTGGTCATGCAATGTATCGCAGCAGCATTTGCACCGTTCAGCTTTAACGTTTTGATTGCGACGATTATCGCGTTTGTCGCCAAGTGTATCGGCGATTTGGTTTTAATACTCCGCGGGCTCAGGATATTCAAGCAGGAGCACCTTTTAAAATGGTGTATCCCGGTTGAATTCATTCACGCCCCCTTTACCGTGCTGGCCGTGCTTTTTGGCCTGTTCGGACGATTTAAATGGAAATAATGATGGCAACTACAACAAAAAAAGCAACAGCCGTTAAGGCAACAAAGACCGCAGCGACAAAGACTACCGCTGCAAAGAAAACTGCAACGAAGGCAGCTAAGACTCCGGTCGAAGGCAAGACCCTGATTATCGCCGAAAAACCGAGTGTAGCCCTAGACCTAGTGCGCGTGCTCGGCCAAAAGAACTTTAAGAACGAAAAGACCCACTACGAAAGCGACACCACCATCGTGAGCCATGCCATCGGCCACCTGGTTGAAATCGCCGACCCCAAGGAAATCGACGAAAAGTACAAGAAGTGGGAAATGAGCACGCTCCCCATGCTCCCCAAGGAATTTCCGCTTGTTGCCACACCAGCGACCAAGGGCCAGCTTTCCGCTTTAAGCAAGCTCATCAAGCGCA includes:
- a CDS encoding glycosyltransferase; translation: MFFTVLTYLVIGLLAVFGLFYIVLEARFFRALGSVRVGNSDVEPAPKVSILIAARNESVGIRATLDSVLAQDYRGDWDVWVADDRSDDDTPKILADYAAKNPRLHVLTIKEIPEGVSPKKHALSLLIEACEGEILCLTDADCLVKPTWVTGIVAEFEPGIELVAGHSYIPTIPGKSSILICMQAVETLIYRVAGTAGLAMRLPLTSTGNNLAYRKSFFKSVHGFDNVIKIQSGDDDLLMQKLAADRPWAMRYCIAESTFVTTNGKETLKELWEQRKRWASKTIYYTPKIVFVLSMVFLFLVMQCIAAAFAPFSFNVLIATIIAFVAKCIGDLVLILRGLRIFKQEHLLKWCIPVEFIHAPFTVLAVLFGLFGRFKWK